CTCTTACTACGTTTTCAAAATAGCCGTCTGCGCATCTCCAGATGATATCCAGTTTTTTTGTCGTGAGATCAAATGTTGCAAGAAATGGTAAGTCTCCTTTTGGAGATGCACCAGTTCCATTATTCATTAAAATTTTATTCCCATTATCAACCAGTTTTATTACATCCTGCCCCCACTCATTTTTTTCAGTAACAGGAAAACCTGGATTCGAATAATTATCTGTAGTATTTCTTTCCATCAGTAATTCTGTTTCCCCTGTAGATGGATTGTAACGGTAAGTAGCTGTTTTTTGTTTTCCCGTAAGACCTTCATTTATCAAGGTAAAAGTTTTGCTTCCCCAGGTCACACCGCGGAAACGCATTTTTGTTTTGAACAATTCTTTTGCGCTACCATTAAACGGCGCAGCTAATGCAAATACCACATCATGATAGTCAACATTCTTTTTAATTAACCCACTGTCAAGCGGCATACACCATGTTAATGTTGCAGGCTCATCATCCCGCCAGCCATAGCTGCGTGGCGCCATTTGTACATTATCATTTCCGCTGGGTGCTGTTTCTAATGATGGCAAGTCACCTAATGATTTTACCATCTTACCATTCATATCAGTAATAAAAATGGTTGAGGCAAAACCACCTGCAGGCACCGTGTATGAAAATGGTTTTTTCAATGTACGTACAAGCATGTATTTTTTATCGGGTGAAATATTCATAAAACTATAAATGGCAGGCTGGCCAATTTTTGTTTCTATACCATTTGTATTTTTTACCAACTGTGTTGTTGCATAAAATTCATAAAGCTGCGCATCGTAAGGGCTTTTGATCAGATCCTGGAAAGTAGGACGGGGGCTTGCCTTTCCATAATTTTCCTGCACTGTTGGTCCGCTAGGTACAGCAGGTTTTGCAGGTGCAGCAGATACAGGTTTTACAATTGCACGATAGAGAATAGTATTATCATCATACCATTGATAACCGCCGGTTACTGTGTTAACGGCAGTCTTATTAATCTTTGTTGTTTTTTGTGTGGCTATATCCACTACATAAAGATCAACACGACTCCCGGTTGTATTGGTGAATGCAATTTTTTTATCATTAGGACTCCAGGAAACATTTCCTCCGTACATCGGGTTGGGAAGTCCTGTGATCTTATATTCTTTGCCTGATGCAATATTTTTTAGGTAAATATTTGTAATAAAATTCTGGCGGCTGGGGGCAAAGTTGGCCGGGTTTATCCTCAAGCCTGCTATTTTCAATTCAGGTCTCGCCAGTTCTTCTACTGATGGATAGCTACTGCTTTCTGTAAACAACATCCACTCTGCTTTATCATCCACGCTTACTCCGGGTGTAGGTTTTGTCAACAGCATATCAGCGATATCTTTTGGCGGCAGTTTGTAGCCGGCATTATCCTGTGCTGATAAAAGATTTAATGATACTGTTGTAAAAAAGCATAATAGCAATAAAGCAAATTTTCTCATGATAGATTTTTTTTGAAGTTAAGAAACAGCGGCCAATAACAGGCTCCGTTTGTGTAATTAATTACGGACTACAATTTGTCCATTCTTCATCACCAGTTTAATATTCCTGATTGCATTAATGTTTGTTGAAGGATCAGCCTCTACTGCAATTAAATCGGCAAACAATCCGGTTTTTATCTTGCCGATCTTATCCGCATAGCCAAATACATCTGCATTTACAGAGGTAGCGGATTTCAGCACATCAATTGGCTTCATTCCATATTCCACCATTAGTTCCATTTCTCTTGCATTTTCGCCATGTGCAAATACACCTACATCACCGCCCATGCAAATAGTGACACCTGCTTTTAAAGCCAGCGCAAAACTTTTCTTTTTACTGGTAATGGAAGCAGGTTCAGGATTAGTTCCTTTTTTCCAGCCACGGTATTGTTGTATTGCATCACCGGCAGCAAGGGTAGGGCATAGCGCAACATTTCTTTCCTTCATTAGTTTGAAAACTTCTTCAGTTCCACCATCACCATGTTCAATAGTTGATATACCGGCATTAATTGCTCGTTTCATTCCTTCTGCAGTAGATGCGTGAGCAACGGCTTTTCTTCCACTACTTTTTGTGATTTCAGTAAGCAATCCGAGTTCCTGTTCACTGAATGTTGGCTGTGCTTCACCATTAGGGCCATATCGGTAATCGGCATATACTTTAATTAGATCAGCACCATGACCAATTTGTGAACGAATAGCTTTTGATAACTCTTCCAGGCCTGTTACTTCTTCAGCACCCTGCGGCAGTTCTACATCAGGTGAAGGAGATTTGGGTCCATAAGTTCCTTTTGCAACAATTGCTCTTGTAGCAACTATCATTCTCGGCCCCGGTACAACTCCTTTTTCGATTGCTTTTTTCAAACCCACATCATCATACATTGCGCCTTCAGTTCCGAGATCTCTTACGGTTGTAAAACCCGCCAATAAAGTTGCTTTTGCATGATTCACTGCCCTTGCAGTTCTTTCCGCTCTTGATTCTTTCAGCACCTGGTCATCCCATGAAGTTTCGTTATACGGATGAAGAAATAAATGAGAGTGACCTTCGATCAAACCTGGCAGCAAAGTCATTCCCTTCAACTCAATTATTTCTGTACCTGCAGGTAATTTAAACATCATTGCTCCTGCCTGTTCGATCTTATTATTTTTTACCAACACTACCCAATCACTATGCATTTGTTCGCCATCAAATACATGGTCAGGTTTCAGTAAAATATATTTATCTGTTTGCTGCGCACAACAAAAAATAAATGCAAACAATAAAGGAATGAATGAAAAATATTTTTTCATATCAACTTATTTAAAAGTACATCAGCGTATTCAGGTTTCTTTTTGAACATTGCATGAGCAAATGGACAAAGAGGTATGATCTTAATATTATGGGTTCTTGCATACTCAACAGCCGTATGTAACAGTTGCTTGCCCACATTCTTGCCTTTCAGCTTTTCATCTACATCGGTATGTTCAATGATCATTTTATCGGGGGATGGCATGGTGTAAACCATTTCTGCCAGTTTTTCGCCATCTATTTCTACATAAAACAGGCCTTTGTTTCCGATCTTCTTATTTTGTATCTGCATGGCTTAAAACTATCAAAAATAATTTGCTTTAGTCAAATTGAAGCTGCATATTTGCAGTAGCATGAATAAGCAAACAATAAATAATCAGTGGTGGTGGCATACAACTCTTCCGGGGCTGTAGTGACACGCTGTGTTTATTTATAAACATATACTAAGCCCCGACAGTATCGTCGGGGTTTTTTGTTTACATGCTGTAATGTAATTGAACAATATAAAGCGACATGAAAAAGATTATTGTTAATACAACAATTAAAAGACTCCTTGCGGATGTATATACACCAGTAGGCATCTACCTCCGGCTGCGTGATCGTTTCCGGGATACAATTCTCCTGGAAAGTACCGACAATCATGTTGCTGAAAATAGCTACTCTTTTATTTGTGTAAATGCTATTGGTGGTATTGAAATAACAGATGCCAGCAGTATCGAATTCAAACTACCGGGACAAAAACCTGAAAGAATTGAACTCAAAAATTCAGGCGAAGTACCACAACTCCTTTGGGATTTTATGCATCGGTTCGAAATCACAAAATCTGAAATTAAGGAAGCAAGATTTGCACAAGGGTTATTTGGTTATACTACTTATGATGCAATTCAGTTTTTCGATACAATTCGTCTTTCAGCCCGAAATTCACAACCAGCATCTATTCCTTTGATGCGTTACCGCTTCTACCAATATGTAATTGCATTCAATCATTTTAAAGACGAGTTGTTTATTCTCGAAAATAATATCAACGGAATTGAATCGGATTCAACTTTACTTGAATCTTTGATCCGTAGTAAAGATGTACCTGTTTATCCTTTTAAAGCAAAAGGAAATGAGCAATCCAATATGAGTGATGATGATTACAGGGAAATGGTAAAGAAAGGAATTACAAGTTGCCATCGTGGTGATGTGTTTCAAATTGTATTGAGCAGAAGATTTCAGCAGGCATTTACAGGCGATGAGTTTAATGTATACAGGGCACTGCGTAGTATCAATCCTTCTCCGTATTTATTCTTCTTCGATTATGGCGACTATAAGTTAATGGGTTCTTCACCGGAGGCGCAACTGGTTGTTCAGAATGGCAAAGCGGTCGTTCACCCGATCGCCGGCACATTCCGAAGAACAGGTGATGATGATAAAGATCATTTGGCGGCAGAGTTACTGGCTGGTGATAAAAAAGAAAATGCCGAACATGTAATGTTAGTTGATCTTGCCCGTAATGATCTTAGTCGTATCTGTGATGATGTGAAAGTTTCTCACTACAAAGAAATACAATACTACAGTCATGTTATTCATATGGTGAGTGAGGTAACTGGTAAAGTGAGAGAGGGGAGTAATGTATTTGAATTGCTTGCTAAAACATTCCCGGCAGGTACATTAAGTGGTGCACCGAAATTTAAGGCAATGGAATTGATCGATTCGTATGAACCTACTGCAAGAAGTTATTATGGCGGCGCTATCGGTTTTGTTGGCTTTGATGGCAGTTGCAATCATGCCATCATGATCCGCACTTTTCTTAGCAGCAACAATACGTTGACATCACAGGCCGGTGCTGGTGTAGTGGTAGCAAGCAAACCTGAAAGTGAATTGCAGGAAGTAAATAATAAGCTCGGAGCGTTGAAGAAGGCTATTGAAAAAGCGGAAACCCTCTAAATCTCCCTAAAGGGAGACTTAAGAAGAGTCTTTGAGAAGGAAATGACATTATAAACTTTAAAACTATAAAGCCCCTTTAGGGGTTTGGGGTATGAAAATATTAGTTTTTGATAATTACGATTCATTTACTTACAACCTTGTTCACCTGGTTGAGAAGATCACACATACTAAGGTTGATGTGTACAGGAATGATAAGATTGCAATGGAGAAAGTGAATGAATATGATAAAATAATTTTATCTCCGGGCCCCGGCATTCCTGAAGAAGCCGGTTTGTTGTTGCCTTTGATAAAAGAATATGCATCCCGGAAATCCATACTGGGTGTGTGTTTGGGGCATCAGGCTATCGGGCAGGCATTTGGTGGAAAGCTGGAGAATTTAAGTTCGGTTTTTCATGGAGTAGCAACTAAGATAGATGTTGGGAGTCAGGAGTCGGGAGTCAGGAGTCCCTTATTTGAAGGATTGCCTGATGAATTGGAAGTTGGTCGTTATCATTCATGGGTTGTTTCAGAGGAAAATTTTCCAAATGAACTTGAAATAACGGCAAGAGATGAAAGCGGAATGATAATGGGTTTACAACATAAAAAGTTTGATGTACAGGGTGTGCAGTTTCACCCGGAAAGTGTGTTGACGCCTATGGGAGAAAGTATTTTAAGAAACTGGTTAAACCCCCAAACCCCCTAAAGGGGGCTTTAGGGAACTTAATATGTAAAGTCTTTATTGGATTAATGAAAAGGAATAATCGGCTATAATTTATTAACTATAAAACTAAGTTCCCCTTTAGGGGACAGGGGTATGAAAAAGATCCTTCAATATTTATTCGAACACAAAACACTTAGCCGTGAACAGGCAAAAGAAGTTTTAGTAAACATCGGTAAGGGAATTTATAATGAACATGAGATTACTGCTTTCATGACTGTATATCTTATGCGTAGCATTATAATTGAAGAATTGCAGGGTTTCCAGGATGCATTGCTTGAATTGTGTGTACCAGTTAATTTGAATGGTCATCAAACAATGGATATTGTTGGTACCGGTGGTGATGGTAAGAACACATTTAATATTTCTACTCTTAGTTGTTTTATAGTAGCAGGTGCCGGGCAAAAAGTGGCGAAGCATGGTAACTATGGAGCTTCTTCTATAAGCGGTGCAAGTAATGTAATGGAGCAACTGGGATACAAATTTAAAAACAATAATGACGCATTGAAGAAAGAAGTTGAAGAAGCTGGAATTTGTTTTTTACATGCACCAATGTTTCATCCTGCGTTAAAAACTGTTGGGCCAATTCGTAAGAACCTTGCTATGCGAACATTCTTTAATATACTTGGGCCAATGGTAAACCCTGCTGCACCGGCTTATCAACTCGTTGGTGTTTTTAATTTAGAAATGGCAAGAATTTATAATTACCTCTTACAACTTTCTGACCGGGCCTTCACTATCATTCATGGGCTTGATGGGTATGATGAAATATCATTGACCAACGATACAAAAGTGATTACAAATAAAGGAGAGAAGATAATGACACCTGAGCAATTAGGAAAAAGGATGGTTATGGCTTCGGATATCACAGGAGGAAACAGTGTTGAAGAAGCAGCAAAGATTTTTACTACTATATTAAAAGGTGAAGGCACATTTGCCCAGAATGCAGTAGTGCTGGCTAATGCTGCTATGGCTTTGAACTGTACGGGTAAATATAAAACATATGATGAGGCATATAATGCTGCTGTAGAAAGTTTGGAAAGCGGAAAGGCTAATCAATGTTTACAAAAACTAATTAGCATACAGTGATGAATATCTTAGAACGGATAATAGAAACTAAAAGAGGAGAAGTTAAAAACAGGAAATTAGCCAAGCCTGTAGCTGAGCTGGAGTCAAGTGAGCTATACGCAAGAAAAACATTTTCGCTGAAAGAATTTTTAAATGATAATACGAGAACAGGAATTATTGCTGAGTTCAAACGAAAATCACCATCAAAAGGAATAATAAACGATAAAGCAGATGTACTGGAAGTAACAACAGCTTATGCCGATAATGGGGCTTCCTGCTTATCCGTTCTTACGGATCAATATTACTTCGGTGGAACCAATGATGACCTTATAAAAGCAAGAATCAATGAAGTGCCGATACTGAGAAAGGATTTTATTATTGAGCAATACCAAATTACAGAAGCTAAATCAATCGGGGCTGACGTAATTTTGCTGATAGCAGCATGCCTGTCGCCAGCAGAAGTGAAGAGGCTGGCCGGCTTTGCAAAAAGCTTAGGGCTTGAAGTATTACTAGAGCTGCATGATGAGGAAGAGTTGGGGCATATTTGTGATGAAACAGATATAATAGGGATCAATAACCGCAACCTTAAAACATTTGAAGTAGATATTGAAAGGAGTTTGCGTATGGCAGAAAAGATCCCGGCTGGCAAAATTAAAGTGGCCGAGAGCGGAATCAGTTCAGTTGAAAATATTTTATTATTTAAACAGCATAGCTTTAGAGGTTTTCTCATTGGGGAAAATTTTATGAAAGCGGAAGACCCAACGATTGCTTTTGCAGAATTTGTAAAACAATTAAAAGCAAAAGCACATGAAGATTAAAGTTTGTGGTAATACCTTACCCGAACAGGTCAGCGCCTTTGATGAAATGGGTGTGACATTAGCCGGGTTTATTTTTTATCCAAAATCGCCGAGATATTTGGGGCAAAAAATAACTGCGGAAAAAATGAAACAGATCAAAGGCAAGATCGTGAAGGTGGGAGTGTTTGTAAACCCAACCTATGATGATTTGAAAAAAACAGTGGATGAATACCGGCTGGATATGGTACAGTTGCACGGAGATGAAACACCAAAGTTCTGCGAGAAGATCGCTGATTATATTTCTGTGATCAAAGCATTTCGCCTGAGTGAAAATGATAGCCTGGAATGGATGACCAATCCTTTCCTGGAAGTATGTGATTTTTTTATGTTTGATACACTCGGAGTAGGTTACGGTGGTACAGGCAAAAAATTTGACTGGTCCGTGTTGGAAAAAGCACCCCCACGCAAACCATATTTTCTCAGTGGCGGCATTGAGCCGGGTGACGAAGAAAAATTAATGAAATTTGTAACTACTGCAGCAGGAGAGAAATTATTTGCAGTAGATATTAATAGCCGGTTTGAAATTAGCCCCGGTGTGAAGGATGTGAGGAAAGTAAAGGATTTTACAACTAAGATTGGTATAACTAAAACATAACTGAAATGAATATTAAGGTTTGCGGTATTACACAACTGAAACAACTGCAGCAACTGGAAGCACTCAACATTGATTTTGCCGGATTGATCTTTTATAAGGAGTCGCCACGTTACGTAGGTGATAAGCTTTCAAAAAAGGACATCAAATCAGCAGACTTTGACCTGAAAAAAGTAGGAGTGTTTGTAAATCCTGAAATGATCGATGTGTTAGATGCTATTGATGAATATGGGCTGGATGCGGTACAGTTGCACGGCGATGAAACACCGGAAATGTGTGATGACCTTAGTAGTGAAGTGGAAGTGATAAAAGCTTTTCGTATAAAAGAAGATGACACGGATATTGATGCGATGGTAAAAGTATACGATAATGTATGTGATTATTATTTGTTTGACAAGGCTAGTGATTATAGCATTGGTGGTACCGGCAAACAATTTGACTGGGATATTTTAAAGAAAGCAAAAATTGAAAAACCATTCTTTCTCAGTGGGGGGATAGGACCGGATGATGCTGCAAAGATCAAATCATTCAGACATCCGGATTTTTTTGGAGTAGATATTAATAGTCGGTTTGAAAAAGAACCCGGCGTAAAAGATATGGGACTGGTGCTGGGGTTTAAGCAGGGATTGAAATAATGAATAGCATTACATAAAGTACAAGAGTGCGACGCAACAGAACCTAAATAGTAGCACAAAAGCTAAGTAAAAAAATGGCAACTACGAAAACATTTCAACAGCCAAACGAGCAAGGTTATTACGGAAAATTCGGGGGCGCCTATATTCCAGAAATGCTTCACCGCAATGTGGAAGAGTTGCGTACAAAATATCTTGATATCATTAATGAAGCATCTTTTCAGAAAGAGTTCCGTGAATTGCTGAAGGATTATGCAGGAAGGCCAACACCTTTATATCATGCAAAACGGTTGAGTGAAAAATTTGGAACAACGATTTACCTGAAACGGGAAGATCTTTGTCATACTGGTGCTCATAAGATCAATAATACTATTGGACAAATTTTATTAGCGTTGCGTTTAGGAAAGAAGAGGATCATTGCTGAAACAGGGGCAGGTCAACACGGTGTAGCTACTGCAACTGTTTGTGCTTTGAAAGGATTGGAGTGTATTGTTTACATGGGAGAAAAAGATATTGAACGGCAGGCGCCGAATGTAGCCCGAATGAAAATGCTTGGTGCTACCGTGATACCAGCAAGAAGCGGCAGTAAAACTTTGAAAGATGCAACGAATGAAGCTATCCGCGATTGGATAAATAATCCTGTTGATACACATTATATAATTGGAAGTGTAGTAGGGCCGCATCCTTATCCGGATATGGTGGCACGTTTTCAAAGTGTGATAAGTGAAGAGATCCGCTGGCAGTTAAAAGAAAAAACCCGCCACGGCGGGCAGGTTGGAACTGAATTACCATCTCATGTTATTGCATGTGTAGGTGGCGGCAGTAATGCAGCGGGTGCATTCTATCATTTTTTAGATGAGCTTTCAGTTAAATTGATCGCAGTAGAAGCAGCGGGTCACGGAGTGAATACTCAATTCAGTGCCGCTACTACAGCATTAGGTACCCCCGGCATTCTGCATGGCAGTAAAAGTTTATTGATGCAGACACCAGATGGTCAGGTAGTAGAGCCACATAGTATTTCAGCTGGGTTGGATTATCCGGGTATCGGCCCTTTGCATGCACATTTATTTGAAAGCGGCCGCGGTGAATTTTTAAATGCAACAGATGATGAAGCTTTGGCTGCAGCATTTGAACTAGCGAAGTTGGAAGGAATTATTCCTGCATTGGAGAGTGCACATGCTTTGCATGCATTGAATATAGTGAAGTTTGAGGCAAAAGATAAAGTGGTGCTTTGTTTAAGTGGTAGAGGGGATAAGGATTTAGCCGCGTATATGAAACAAATGCCCCTCTAAATCTCCCCTGAAGGGGAGACTTAGGACTCTGAAATTTAAGGATTCATTATTTTTTTATTTACGGCATATGGCAAATATGTTTTATGGCGCAATTAAACCAATTTTTACAAGAGCTGAGATATTGAGAAAGAACCCGACTCATGAGGAAATGTTGTTGTGGCAATTTTTAAAAGTAAATCAATTAGGAGTAAGATTTAAGCGACAGCATCCGATATGGTTGTATATAGCTGACTTTTATTGTCACGAATTAAAATTAGTTATCGAAATCGATGGCTCAGTTCATAATATTAAGGAAGTTATGGAAAATGATATTATAAGGGAGGATGATATAAAATCGTTTGGTATAAAAGTCGTCAGGTTTAAAAACTATGAAATAAGAAACGAAATTGAAAATGTAATTGAGAAAATGAAAGCAGTAATTAATGAAATAAAGTGTAATGCAAGAGACAACGAAAAATAGAATTGACAGAGTCTTTGAAAGTCCCCCTTCAGGGGGATTTAGGGGGCAAATACTTAATGTCTATTGTACAGCAGGTTATCCTCAGTTGAATTCAACATTGGATGTGATGAAGGCACTGCAGGAAAACGGAGCTGACATCATTGAACTCGGCATGCCATATAGTGATCCGCTGGCTGATGGGCCCGTTATTCAGCAGAGCAGCAGCATTGCATTGGCAAACGGGATGACAATGAAAACACTTTTTGAACAGCTAAAAGATTTCAGAAACGAAATTACTGTGCCGGTAGTGTTGATGGGATATATGAACCCTGTTTTACAATATGGATTTGAAAATTTTTGCAAGGATGCAGCGGCAGTTGGAATTGATGGGTTGATTTTACCTGATCTGCCCCAATATGAGTTTGAAACAGAGTATGGTGCTATTATTAAAAAATATGAGATAGACTTTATTTTCCTTGTTACACCAGAAACAAGTAATGAAAGGATAAAGGAGTTGGATGATTTAAGCACAGGATTTTTATATGCTGTTTCTTCTTCATCTACTACAGGCTCAGATAAGAACATGACGGATATTACCGCTTACCTTCAAAAACTGCAAAGTTTAAAGTTGAAAAATCCTGTCCTGGTTGGTTTTGGCATAAAGGATAAACAAACATTTGAGGCTGCCTGTGCTTATGCAAACGGGGCCATCATTGGCAGTGCATATATCCGGGCACTGGAGAACACTGCAGATGTTAAGTCCGTCACAAAA
This genomic interval from Bacteroidota bacterium contains the following:
- a CDS encoding endonuclease domain-containing protein — its product is MANMFYGAIKPIFTRAEILRKNPTHEEMLLWQFLKVNQLGVRFKRQHPIWLYIADFYCHELKLVIEIDGSVHNIKEVMENDIIREDDIKSFGIKVVRFKNYEIRNEIENVIEKMKAVINEIKCNARDNEK
- a CDS encoding amidohydrolase family protein, with amino-acid sequence MKKYFSFIPLLFAFIFCCAQQTDKYILLKPDHVFDGEQMHSDWVVLVKNNKIEQAGAMMFKLPAGTEIIELKGMTLLPGLIEGHSHLFLHPYNETSWDDQVLKESRAERTARAVNHAKATLLAGFTTVRDLGTEGAMYDDVGLKKAIEKGVVPGPRMIVATRAIVAKGTYGPKSPSPDVELPQGAEEVTGLEELSKAIRSQIGHGADLIKVYADYRYGPNGEAQPTFSEQELGLLTEITKSSGRKAVAHASTAEGMKRAINAGISTIEHGDGGTEEVFKLMKERNVALCPTLAAGDAIQQYRGWKKGTNPEPASITSKKKSFALALKAGVTICMGGDVGVFAHGENAREMELMVEYGMKPIDVLKSATSVNADVFGYADKIGKIKTGLFADLIAVEADPSTNINAIRNIKLVMKNGQIVVRN
- a CDS encoding phosphoribosylanthranilate isomerase codes for the protein MKIKVCGNTLPEQVSAFDEMGVTLAGFIFYPKSPRYLGQKITAEKMKQIKGKIVKVGVFVNPTYDDLKKTVDEYRLDMVQLHGDETPKFCEKIADYISVIKAFRLSENDSLEWMTNPFLEVCDFFMFDTLGVGYGGTGKKFDWSVLEKAPPRKPYFLSGGIEPGDEEKLMKFVTTAAGEKLFAVDINSRFEISPGVKDVRKVKDFTTKIGITKT
- a CDS encoding tryptophan synthase subunit alpha, translated to MQETTKNRIDRVFESPPSGGFRGQILNVYCTAGYPQLNSTLDVMKALQENGADIIELGMPYSDPLADGPVIQQSSSIALANGMTMKTLFEQLKDFRNEITVPVVLMGYMNPVLQYGFENFCKDAAAVGIDGLILPDLPQYEFETEYGAIIKKYEIDFIFLVTPETSNERIKELDDLSTGFLYAVSSSSTTGSDKNMTDITAYLQKLQSLKLKNPVLVGFGIKDKQTFEAACAYANGAIIGSAYIRALENTADVKSVTKTFLSSIK
- the trpD gene encoding anthranilate phosphoribosyltransferase, which codes for MKKILQYLFEHKTLSREQAKEVLVNIGKGIYNEHEITAFMTVYLMRSIIIEELQGFQDALLELCVPVNLNGHQTMDIVGTGGDGKNTFNISTLSCFIVAGAGQKVAKHGNYGASSISGASNVMEQLGYKFKNNNDALKKEVEEAGICFLHAPMFHPALKTVGPIRKNLAMRTFFNILGPMVNPAAPAYQLVGVFNLEMARIYNYLLQLSDRAFTIIHGLDGYDEISLTNDTKVITNKGEKIMTPEQLGKRMVMASDITGGNSVEEAAKIFTTILKGEGTFAQNAVVLANAAMALNCTGKYKTYDEAYNAAVESLESGKANQCLQKLISIQ
- a CDS encoding S9 family peptidase, whose translation is MRKFALLLLCFFTTVSLNLLSAQDNAGYKLPPKDIADMLLTKPTPGVSVDDKAEWMLFTESSSYPSVEELARPELKIAGLRINPANFAPSRQNFITNIYLKNIASGKEYKITGLPNPMYGGNVSWSPNDKKIAFTNTTGSRVDLYVVDIATQKTTKINKTAVNTVTGGYQWYDDNTILYRAIVKPVSAAPAKPAVPSGPTVQENYGKASPRPTFQDLIKSPYDAQLYEFYATTQLVKNTNGIETKIGQPAIYSFMNISPDKKYMLVRTLKKPFSYTVPAGGFASTIFITDMNGKMVKSLGDLPSLETAPSGNDNVQMAPRSYGWRDDEPATLTWCMPLDSGLIKKNVDYHDVVFALAAPFNGSAKELFKTKMRFRGVTWGSKTFTLINEGLTGKQKTATYRYNPSTGETELLMERNTTDNYSNPGFPVTEKNEWGQDVIKLVDNGNKILMNNGTGASPKGDLPFLATFDLTTKKLDIIWRCADGYFENVVRVLDADKLQLLTRRESEKEMPNYWIKNLKLKIADRQLTSFSNPYPQMDGVTKEKIKYKRADGVDLTGDLYLPKGYNKEKDGLLPVFIWAYPAEYNSADDAAQIRGSEHRFTFVGGGSPVFYVTQGYAVLNNAEMPIVATDKDKKPNDNFIDQLKMNAEAAINKLSEMGIGDKDRVAVGGHSYGAFMTANLLAHTNLFKAGIARSGAYNRSLTPFGFQNEDRTYWQATELYNNMSPFNYADKIKTPLLLIHGDADNNTGTFPIQSERMFNAVKGHGGTAKFVSLPYEAHGYAGRENVLHVLAEQFEWLEKYVKNSPKTNDAKKEPKAF
- the trpC gene encoding indole-3-glycerol phosphate synthase TrpC; the protein is MNILERIIETKRGEVKNRKLAKPVAELESSELYARKTFSLKEFLNDNTRTGIIAEFKRKSPSKGIINDKADVLEVTTAYADNGASCLSVLTDQYYFGGTNDDLIKARINEVPILRKDFIIEQYQITEAKSIGADVILLIAACLSPAEVKRLAGFAKSLGLEVLLELHDEEELGHICDETDIIGINNRNLKTFEVDIERSLRMAEKIPAGKIKVAESGISSVENILLFKQHSFRGFLIGENFMKAEDPTIAFAEFVKQLKAKAHED
- a CDS encoding anthranilate synthase component I family protein, with translation MKKIIVNTTIKRLLADVYTPVGIYLRLRDRFRDTILLESTDNHVAENSYSFICVNAIGGIEITDASSIEFKLPGQKPERIELKNSGEVPQLLWDFMHRFEITKSEIKEARFAQGLFGYTTYDAIQFFDTIRLSARNSQPASIPLMRYRFYQYVIAFNHFKDELFILENNINGIESDSTLLESLIRSKDVPVYPFKAKGNEQSNMSDDDYREMVKKGITSCHRGDVFQIVLSRRFQQAFTGDEFNVYRALRSINPSPYLFFFDYGDYKLMGSSPEAQLVVQNGKAVVHPIAGTFRRTGDDDKDHLAAELLAGDKKENAEHVMLVDLARNDLSRICDDVKVSHYKEIQYYSHVIHMVSEVTGKVREGSNVFELLAKTFPAGTLSGAPKFKAMELIDSYEPTARSYYGGAIGFVGFDGSCNHAIMIRTFLSSNNTLTSQAGAGVVVASKPESELQEVNNKLGALKKAIEKAETL
- the trpB gene encoding tryptophan synthase subunit beta, which produces MATTKTFQQPNEQGYYGKFGGAYIPEMLHRNVEELRTKYLDIINEASFQKEFRELLKDYAGRPTPLYHAKRLSEKFGTTIYLKREDLCHTGAHKINNTIGQILLALRLGKKRIIAETGAGQHGVATATVCALKGLECIVYMGEKDIERQAPNVARMKMLGATVIPARSGSKTLKDATNEAIRDWINNPVDTHYIIGSVVGPHPYPDMVARFQSVISEEIRWQLKEKTRHGGQVGTELPSHVIACVGGGSNAAGAFYHFLDELSVKLIAVEAAGHGVNTQFSAATTALGTPGILHGSKSLLMQTPDGQVVEPHSISAGLDYPGIGPLHAHLFESGRGEFLNATDDEALAAAFELAKLEGIIPALESAHALHALNIVKFEAKDKVVLCLSGRGDKDLAAYMKQMPL
- a CDS encoding phosphoribosylanthranilate isomerase, with the translated sequence MNIKVCGITQLKQLQQLEALNIDFAGLIFYKESPRYVGDKLSKKDIKSADFDLKKVGVFVNPEMIDVLDAIDEYGLDAVQLHGDETPEMCDDLSSEVEVIKAFRIKEDDTDIDAMVKVYDNVCDYYLFDKASDYSIGGTGKQFDWDILKKAKIEKPFFLSGGIGPDDAAKIKSFRHPDFFGVDINSRFEKEPGVKDMGLVLGFKQGLK
- a CDS encoding aminodeoxychorismate/anthranilate synthase component II, with product MKILVFDNYDSFTYNLVHLVEKITHTKVDVYRNDKIAMEKVNEYDKIILSPGPGIPEEAGLLLPLIKEYASRKSILGVCLGHQAIGQAFGGKLENLSSVFHGVATKIDVGSQESGVRSPLFEGLPDELEVGRYHSWVVSEENFPNELEITARDESGMIMGLQHKKFDVQGVQFHPESVLTPMGESILRNWLNPQTP
- a CDS encoding N-acetyltransferase codes for the protein MQIQNKKIGNKGLFYVEIDGEKLAEMVYTMPSPDKMIIEHTDVDEKLKGKNVGKQLLHTAVEYARTHNIKIIPLCPFAHAMFKKKPEYADVLLNKLI